The Streptomyces sp. NBC_00691 genome has a segment encoding these proteins:
- a CDS encoding IS5 family transposase (programmed frameshift), whose amino-acid sequence MIRGCGVARPKPGDVDDELWAVIEPLLPKVERRARHPGRKRHPDRLVFQGILFVLHTGIAWEHLPQELGFGSGMTCWRRLAEWTEAGVWPRLHEVLLAKLRSVNALDFSWAAVDGSHIRAFKGGSKTGRSPVDRGRTGSKHHLITDATGIPLAVTLTGGNRNDVTQLVPLLEAVPSVRGKRGRPRRRPDVVLGDRGYDHDKYRRLVWELGVKPVIARRGTEHGSGLGTHRWVVERAFAHLHWFRRLRIRWEIRDDIHEAFLKLACCIICWRRLTKLVPQSPRSELKPRS is encoded by the exons ATGATCCGGGGGTGTGGGGTGGCTCGGCCGAAGCCAGGGGATGTCGACGACGAACTGTGGGCGGTGATCGAGCCGCTGCTGCCGAAGGTCGAGCGTCGTGCCCGTCATCCGGGGCGCAAGCGGCATCCTGACCGGCTGGTGTTCCAGGGCATCCTGTTCGTCCTGCATACCGGGATCGCCTGGGAACACCTGCCGCAGGAACTTGGCTTTGGCTCAGGCATGACCTGCTGGCGCCGCCTGGCCGAGTGGACGGAGGCCGGTGTGTGGCCCCGGCTGCACGAGGTCCTCCTGGCCAAGCTCCGCAGCGTGAACGCCCTGGACTTCTCCTGGGCAGCCGTCGACGGCTCTCACATCCGGGCGT TTAAAGGGGGCTCCAAGACCGGACGAAGCCCTGTCGACCGGGGTAGAACGGGCAGCAAGCACCACTTGATCACCGATGCCACCGGCATCCCGCTCGCTGTCACCTTGACTGGGGGCAACCGCAATGACGTGACCCAGCTCGTTCCGCTGCTCGAAGCCGTTCCGTCGGTGCGGGGCAAGCGCGGCCGGCCCCGGCGTCGCCCGGACGTCGTGCTCGGTGACCGCGGGTACGACCACGACAAGTACCGCCGTCTCGTGTGGGAGCTTGGGGTGAAACCGGTGATCGCCCGCCGCGGGACCGAACACGGTTCCGGGCTCGGCACCCACCGCTGGGTCGTGGAGCGCGCATTCGCCCATCTGCACTGGTTCCGTCGCCTGCGGATCCGGTGGGAGATCCGCGACGACATCCATGAAGCCTTCCTCAAGCTTGCCTGCTGCATCATCTGCTGGCGGCGCCTGACGAAGCTCGTGCCTCAGTCGCCGCGGTCCGAGCTGAAGCCGCGGTCCTGA
- a CDS encoding DUF317 domain-containing protein, whose translation MTVDAARPGFSTTVADLRLRTWLLGPGQPVDVIDLFTDADFKVVVDDRADVHINSRDGRLYLGWFPDGRPGTDGEGWKLAVTGTADVPGYCVSFRKETPAAVVAAAVRSVLATSAPAAPC comes from the coding sequence ATGACCGTCGATGCCGCGAGGCCAGGTTTCTCCACCACTGTCGCCGACCTGAGGCTGCGGACGTGGCTGCTCGGCCCAGGGCAGCCGGTGGACGTCATCGACCTGTTCACCGACGCCGACTTCAAGGTCGTCGTCGACGACCGCGCCGATGTCCACATCAACTCCCGGGACGGGCGGCTCTACCTCGGCTGGTTTCCCGACGGCCGGCCCGGCACCGACGGAGAGGGCTGGAAGCTCGCCGTCACCGGCACCGCAGATGTGCCTGGCTACTGCGTCTCCTTCCGCAAGGAGACCCCCGCCGCCGTTGTCGCCGCCGCAGTCCGCAGCGTGCTGGCCACGTCCGCCCCCGCTGCCCCTTGCTGA
- a CDS encoding DUF317 domain-containing protein: MRPRHLAGDDDELADRVAVPLVDAGWSTWTTARSTLLHLSPRGLAGAEWVRGSHDFLLGDLQVAWHVSARQHPASAVMEWTACFTTGTPPEAIADFLLAVEARTDPAVNYDGRERVLDALCAQGWARDIDTPDTRAWDPGMSAGFAWAELPELVRDGDPRPGLPGWQAWAEPVIGDPYQWTAVFSASAPHDLVAAFATSLASPAPVWRRNPPESAAGRLFTTPAT; the protein is encoded by the coding sequence GTGCGACCGCGCCACCTGGCCGGAGACGACGACGAACTCGCCGACCGTGTGGCCGTTCCTCTCGTGGACGCCGGCTGGTCGACCTGGACGACGGCCCGCTCCACCCTGCTGCACCTCAGTCCTCGCGGACTCGCCGGGGCCGAGTGGGTGCGCGGCTCTCATGACTTCCTCCTCGGCGACCTTCAGGTCGCCTGGCACGTCTCGGCCCGTCAGCACCCGGCCAGTGCCGTGATGGAGTGGACCGCCTGTTTCACCACCGGTACACCTCCCGAAGCCATCGCCGACTTCCTCCTCGCCGTCGAGGCGCGCACCGACCCGGCCGTCAACTACGACGGCCGTGAGCGCGTCCTCGACGCGCTGTGTGCGCAAGGCTGGGCCCGGGACATCGACACCCCCGACACCCGGGCCTGGGACCCCGGCATGTCCGCGGGCTTCGCCTGGGCCGAACTGCCGGAACTGGTTCGCGATGGCGACCCGCGCCCTGGTCTGCCCGGCTGGCAGGCGTGGGCCGAGCCGGTGATCGGCGATCCGTACCAGTGGACTGCGGTCTTCAGCGCCAGCGCCCCGCACGACCTCGTCGCGGCCTTCGCGACATCGCTCGCCTCGCCCGCCCCGGTGTGGCGCCGCAACCCACCGGAGAGCGCCGCCGGCCGACTCTTCACCACCCCGGCAACCTGA
- a CDS encoding mobilization protein, with the protein MVPKIHKRGKRTIGLLYYLYGPGKAEEHVDPHLVASWDHAAPDPGRDGESTYKELQQLLDQPLALLTDAQRARPHVWHLSVRNGPTDRILSDAEWGDIARRMVAAAGIDDPDQGAGCRWVAVRHADDHIHILATLAREDGYRPDLDRDAVRVQAEARLLEQELGLRRLKPGDGTAAQRPTSAERHKAVRQGRERTAREELRETVRRAVAGAVSEDEFFGRLAAAGLLVKTRVAPSGDLLGYKVALPDDRNKDGEPVYYPGARLAPDLSLPRIRERWSADTAAQDGGSVQPLRPVPAAPATARRDTATVAWQAVLVVEHGEDGLAAAHIAAAGEVLDALAKTSAAHTRRELHEAASAFERASRSHIRTVRGHDRALRQAARDLVRGGPALGRGEDGASTAMAIDMLFFLVTAAAHWHSRKGHAQQADAAQQAAEHLRAAYRAAAGHPLAVLHQRGRRLSRPLLLRQTAVLREAVPHLAEHILTEEGWYALAATLAEAEAAGHDPGALLADAAGRRELGTAESVSDVLVWRLRRTAGLPADATGMPGAARLGKTPFKGTAQDREQRDRRRR; encoded by the coding sequence ATGGTCCCGAAGATCCACAAGCGCGGGAAGCGCACCATCGGCCTGCTCTACTACCTGTACGGACCGGGCAAGGCCGAGGAACACGTCGACCCGCACCTCGTGGCCTCCTGGGACCACGCCGCTCCTGACCCCGGCCGCGACGGCGAGTCCACGTACAAGGAACTCCAGCAGCTCCTCGACCAGCCCCTCGCCCTCCTCACCGACGCCCAGAGGGCACGACCGCACGTGTGGCACCTGTCCGTCCGCAACGGCCCCACCGACCGGATCCTTTCCGACGCGGAGTGGGGCGACATCGCCCGGCGCATGGTCGCCGCCGCAGGCATCGACGACCCCGACCAGGGCGCGGGCTGCCGCTGGGTCGCCGTCCGGCACGCCGACGACCACATCCACATCCTCGCCACCCTCGCCCGCGAGGACGGCTACCGGCCCGACCTCGACCGCGACGCCGTCCGCGTCCAGGCCGAGGCCCGCCTCCTGGAACAGGAACTCGGGCTGCGCCGACTCAAGCCAGGTGACGGCACGGCCGCCCAGCGTCCCACCAGCGCCGAGCGGCACAAGGCCGTGCGCCAGGGCCGCGAGCGTACTGCCCGCGAGGAGCTGCGCGAGACCGTACGCCGAGCCGTGGCCGGCGCGGTCAGCGAGGACGAGTTCTTCGGCCGCCTTGCCGCCGCCGGCCTCCTGGTGAAGACACGCGTGGCCCCTTCCGGTGACCTCCTGGGCTACAAGGTCGCGCTGCCCGACGACCGCAACAAGGACGGTGAGCCCGTGTACTACCCCGGCGCCCGCCTCGCTCCCGACCTCTCCCTGCCCCGCATCCGTGAGCGCTGGTCCGCGGACACCGCCGCCCAGGACGGAGGCTCGGTCCAGCCGCTGCGTCCGGTTCCTGCTGCCCCTGCCACGGCCCGGCGGGACACGGCGACCGTCGCCTGGCAGGCCGTCCTGGTTGTCGAGCATGGCGAGGACGGCCTCGCCGCCGCGCACATCGCCGCGGCCGGCGAAGTCCTCGACGCCCTCGCGAAGACGTCCGCCGCACACACGCGGCGCGAACTGCACGAAGCGGCCTCAGCGTTCGAGCGTGCTTCCCGCTCACACATCCGCACCGTACGAGGCCACGACCGCGCCCTGCGTCAGGCCGCCCGCGATCTCGTTCGCGGCGGGCCGGCCCTCGGACGCGGCGAAGACGGCGCGAGTACGGCCATGGCGATCGACATGCTGTTCTTCCTGGTCACCGCTGCTGCACACTGGCACTCAAGGAAGGGCCACGCGCAGCAGGCCGACGCCGCCCAGCAGGCCGCCGAGCACCTTCGCGCCGCCTACCGCGCCGCCGCTGGCCACCCGCTCGCCGTGCTCCATCAGCGAGGCCGACGCCTCTCCCGTCCCCTGCTCCTGCGGCAGACCGCCGTCCTGCGCGAGGCGGTCCCCCACCTCGCCGAGCACATCCTCACCGAGGAGGGCTGGTACGCCCTGGCGGCCACGCTCGCCGAGGCCGAGGCCGCGGGCCATGACCCCGGTGCCCTGCTCGCCGACGCTGCCGGCCGCCGCGAGCTGGGCACAGCCGAGTCGGTCAGCGATGTCCTCGTCTGGCGCCTGCGCCGCACTGCGGGGCTCCCCGCCGACGCGACCGGCATGCCAGGCGCTGCCCGGCTGGGCAAGACGCCGTTCAAAGGAACGGCTCAGGACAGGGAACAGCGCGACCGTCGGCGCCGGTAG
- the mobC gene encoding plasmid mobilization relaxosome protein MobC: MPAPQGAGVVQHRGVLDHGAATEGGSQPEKLEPRRKRRATKTTSRKRSPKTTPDKRAYVCSVRLNDIEKQQLADAAAAARTSLPAFLARAGLAAARNPEFAAASIAGERELIAEVFAARRHLGQVGNNVNQIARAINLGDRPADAQLDAVLNAVRRATERVQAATDKLLESR, translated from the coding sequence ATGCCCGCCCCGCAGGGGGCGGGGGTGGTCCAGCACCGGGGGGTGCTGGACCACGGGGCGGCGACCGAGGGCGGATCGCAGCCGGAGAAGCTCGAGCCTCGCCGCAAGCGCCGTGCCACGAAGACCACTTCGCGCAAGCGCTCACCCAAGACCACCCCTGACAAGCGCGCCTACGTATGCAGCGTCCGTCTCAACGACATCGAGAAGCAGCAGCTCGCCGACGCCGCCGCTGCCGCTCGTACGAGCCTTCCCGCCTTCCTCGCCCGTGCCGGCCTCGCCGCCGCCCGCAATCCGGAGTTTGCCGCCGCGTCGATCGCAGGCGAGCGCGAGCTGATCGCGGAAGTCTTCGCGGCCCGCCGGCACCTCGGGCAGGTCGGCAACAACGTCAACCAGATAGCAAGGGCCATCAACCTGGGCGACCGCCCGGCGGACGCTCAGCTCGACGCGGTGCTCAACGCCGTCCGCCGGGCGACCGAGCGCGTCCAGGCCGCCACCGACAAGCTCCTCGAAAGCCGCTAG
- a CDS encoding WhiB family transcriptional regulator, with protein sequence MRYITTNTGPQPTIRSIADHSWHSRAACYGINPKEADRLFFHGPRNFRDRQQAKQICAACPVQRDCLNFSLENKVEHGMWGGLTLKERAAWRKKLDNRLDYARVRAAINGRDVHLSSVERKAVVRYACARGWSTTRLAHVLGVTVEWARDVMSEEARAIEDRDRHNVHADPAPAADAQGDESSAAEPPLTSVQDADSPDTGRPSDEVVPVDRHVHAPVILDTFRKAA encoded by the coding sequence ATGCGCTACATCACCACCAACACCGGTCCGCAGCCGACCATCCGCTCGATCGCCGACCACAGCTGGCACTCCCGCGCCGCCTGCTACGGGATCAACCCCAAGGAAGCCGACCGGCTGTTCTTCCACGGCCCCCGCAACTTCCGCGACCGCCAGCAGGCCAAGCAGATCTGCGCGGCCTGCCCTGTGCAGCGGGACTGCCTCAACTTTTCGCTGGAGAACAAGGTCGAGCACGGCATGTGGGGCGGCCTGACCCTCAAGGAACGCGCCGCGTGGCGCAAGAAGCTGGACAACCGCCTCGACTACGCCCGGGTGCGCGCCGCGATCAACGGGCGGGATGTCCACCTCAGCAGTGTGGAGCGCAAGGCGGTCGTTCGGTATGCCTGCGCCCGGGGCTGGAGCACGACCCGCCTGGCCCACGTCCTGGGCGTCACGGTCGAGTGGGCCCGCGACGTGATGAGCGAGGAAGCCCGCGCCATCGAGGACCGCGACCGGCACAACGTGCACGCTGACCCCGCCCCGGCCGCCGACGCCCAGGGAGACGAGTCGAGCGCGGCGGAACCGCCCCTGACCAGCGTCCAGGACGCGGACAGCCCCGACACCGGTCGCCCCAGCGACGAAGTGGTCCCGGTGGACCGGCACGTCCACGCCCCCGTCATCCTCGACACCTTCCGAAAGGCAGCATGA
- a CDS encoding ATP-binding protein, which produces MTRYRLDDPQPPVPERLRARLEAKLSERGINPAAELPDTPESIPALEAAQLRIPVAYREALVEHPDVAAWARKVSDGAVAPSASGLNPQFGTAGRRRIMHGPSLLLWGNVGTGKTHQAYAAIRALTASGCGVSWHATTAADLYGDTRPQAGVDLEHQLRRIVRVPLLLLDDVGAAKTSAWTEEVLFRLVNWRCQNQLPTIFTTNLPPVRDLADSPSQPVLRDLVGDRVLSRMSGMCTPVRFTGPDRRFRR; this is translated from the coding sequence GTGACCCGCTACCGCCTCGACGACCCACAGCCGCCGGTGCCTGAGCGCCTGCGAGCCCGCCTGGAGGCCAAGCTCTCCGAGCGCGGGATCAACCCCGCCGCAGAGCTGCCGGACACCCCGGAGTCGATCCCGGCCCTGGAGGCCGCCCAGCTGCGCATCCCGGTCGCCTACCGCGAAGCCCTGGTGGAGCACCCCGATGTCGCAGCCTGGGCGCGGAAGGTCTCCGACGGTGCGGTCGCCCCGTCCGCCAGCGGACTGAACCCGCAGTTCGGCACTGCCGGACGCCGACGGATCATGCACGGGCCGTCGCTGCTGCTCTGGGGGAACGTCGGAACCGGCAAGACGCACCAGGCGTACGCCGCGATCCGGGCCCTGACCGCCTCCGGGTGCGGGGTTTCCTGGCACGCGACGACCGCCGCCGACCTGTACGGCGATACCCGCCCGCAGGCTGGCGTGGACCTGGAGCACCAGCTCCGCCGGATCGTCCGGGTGCCGCTGCTGCTCCTGGACGACGTCGGCGCGGCGAAGACCTCGGCGTGGACCGAGGAGGTCCTCTTCCGGCTGGTGAACTGGCGCTGCCAGAACCAGCTGCCGACGATCTTCACCACGAACCTGCCGCCGGTCCGCGACCTGGCCGACTCGCCCAGCCAGCCGGTCCTGCGTGACCTGGTCGGCGACCGCGTGCTGAGCCGTATGTCCGGCATGTGCACCCCGGTCCGCTTCACCGGCCCCGACCGCCGCTTCCGGCGCTGA
- a CDS encoding helix-turn-helix transcriptional regulator, protein MPPRQFDGRRLRAARRAKELSQKDVGAAVGVKGPAVSRWEDNQEFPKGEKLPALAKAVGEQLDDLFPNDGPADLQLLRCDAGLSIAQAAEVISASRVPVSNAESGRRRLNDAYVQPLAQAYGVTEEELLAAQEVSFGLRPESSHNGPAAPRTVGEKINYLVRHGYFGQEAPSDEEIARRVNEYAGTAVTTDGIVGLRAGATTEASDAVRAGLAHALQVPLRLFQDDAELGRDERQILESLVFLGSISRGQILGLAARGNGEGLSVEMMAKINEVVGELRHKLPEAPNGA, encoded by the coding sequence GTGCCCCCTCGTCAGTTCGACGGCAGACGCCTCCGTGCTGCCCGGCGGGCTAAAGAGCTCAGCCAGAAGGATGTGGGCGCGGCTGTAGGCGTCAAGGGGCCGGCTGTCTCGCGGTGGGAGGACAACCAGGAATTCCCCAAGGGCGAGAAGCTCCCTGCGCTTGCCAAGGCTGTCGGCGAGCAGCTTGACGATCTCTTCCCTAATGACGGTCCGGCGGACCTTCAGCTGCTTCGCTGCGACGCTGGCCTCAGCATCGCGCAGGCCGCTGAGGTCATCAGCGCGAGCCGAGTTCCGGTGAGCAACGCCGAGAGCGGCCGGCGCAGGCTGAATGATGCGTACGTGCAGCCGCTCGCGCAGGCATACGGCGTGACCGAGGAGGAGCTGCTCGCGGCCCAGGAGGTGAGTTTCGGGCTGCGTCCGGAGAGCTCGCACAACGGCCCGGCCGCGCCGCGGACGGTGGGGGAAAAGATCAACTATCTCGTGCGGCACGGCTACTTTGGACAGGAAGCGCCCTCCGACGAGGAGATCGCGCGACGGGTCAACGAGTACGCCGGGACGGCTGTCACAACCGACGGCATCGTCGGCCTTCGCGCGGGTGCGACGACCGAGGCTTCCGACGCTGTGCGCGCCGGCCTTGCCCACGCCCTCCAGGTCCCTCTTCGCCTCTTCCAGGACGATGCAGAGCTCGGCCGCGATGAGCGCCAGATTCTGGAGTCGCTGGTGTTTCTCGGCTCGATCAGCCGAGGGCAGATCCTGGGCCTGGCCGCCCGCGGCAACGGAGAGGGCCTGTCCGTCGAGATGATGGCCAAGATCAACGAGGTGGTCGGAGAACTGCGGCACAAGCTGCCAGAGGCCCCGAACGGGGCGTAG
- a CDS encoding HAD-IA family hydrolase: protein MSNRPKGLILDFGGVLTTPLLPAVLAFERREGLPQGACLAALYKDDEGVRITSDLERGAVSQTEWNEFAGKMLGVSPENLMGRIFGDLRPEPLLIDAAAAARRAGIKVSILSNSVGLAPWDLYDGYELDRLYDVVVISEHHLLRKPDPELFEITLKLMDLPADECVFVDDTVAYTEAAEKLGITGVHNEDPKQTVAALSELFGVNLAAA, encoded by the coding sequence ATGTCCAACCGCCCCAAGGGCCTCATCCTCGATTTCGGAGGCGTTCTCACCACCCCGCTGCTGCCCGCAGTGCTGGCTTTCGAGCGGCGCGAGGGCCTGCCGCAGGGCGCCTGCCTCGCAGCGCTCTACAAGGACGACGAAGGCGTCCGGATCACCAGTGACCTGGAGCGTGGAGCGGTCTCTCAGACCGAGTGGAATGAGTTCGCCGGCAAGATGCTCGGCGTCTCCCCCGAGAACCTCATGGGCCGGATTTTCGGAGACCTCCGCCCCGAGCCTCTGCTGATCGACGCGGCTGCTGCAGCGAGGCGGGCAGGGATCAAGGTGAGCATCCTGTCGAACAGCGTGGGGCTCGCCCCGTGGGACCTGTACGACGGCTACGAGCTTGACCGACTCTACGACGTCGTCGTGATCTCCGAGCACCATCTGCTGCGCAAGCCCGACCCCGAGCTGTTCGAGATCACCCTCAAGCTCATGGACCTGCCCGCCGACGAGTGCGTCTTCGTAGACGACACGGTCGCCTACACCGAGGCAGCAGAGAAACTGGGCATTACGGGCGTGCACAACGAGGACCCCAAGCAGACGGTGGCCGCCCTTTCCGAGCTGTTCGGCGTGAACCTCGCCGCGGCCTGA
- a CDS encoding MAB_1171c family putative transporter: MFDYFKYLTAAVMTIIAVWRFPAVRYGDAHRRALWGGYAGFAVALWLYTPAAMDAVDRIPVVDLSALLRHFASTAAIIAALTYVATSYGKSAEAVVPRHVAVSRWIARASYRAGAVGVTLLTVLFFTVVEREKPSENFLIDHAGQWGTAVYMTVFYFFPLVTTAVCGYQWTRAARQAECTSMRIGLSLMGVAMWMGLTHTTARITMLWADVAFPLSPSTMRLLVDATSMWMNLLFLIVAIGASIPTTRAAVARWKTWRTLYKIYPLWFDLVQAFPGTSLYPPGRRLSELRHVRVPIEVRLDRWTQDIADACERLRYYAPRDLMFAAEDVTASHPDPELAAEAYWIKAALQAAESTPANTYAAAALSEKPFVDTDGEAAWLARVSTAYSHVTPEQAQDLLRRSIAAEADPRP, translated from the coding sequence GTGTTCGACTACTTCAAATACCTGACTGCGGCAGTGATGACCATCATCGCCGTGTGGCGTTTCCCCGCGGTGCGATACGGAGACGCTCACCGACGAGCCCTCTGGGGTGGCTACGCGGGATTCGCTGTAGCGCTATGGCTTTACACGCCGGCGGCGATGGATGCTGTGGATCGCATCCCGGTCGTGGACCTCAGCGCCCTGCTCCGGCACTTCGCCAGCACGGCGGCAATCATCGCCGCTCTGACGTACGTCGCTACCAGCTACGGGAAGAGCGCAGAGGCAGTGGTGCCGCGGCACGTGGCCGTCTCCCGCTGGATAGCCCGGGCCTCCTACAGGGCGGGAGCGGTGGGCGTCACACTGCTGACGGTCCTCTTCTTCACCGTCGTGGAGCGCGAAAAGCCGAGCGAGAACTTCCTGATCGATCACGCTGGGCAATGGGGCACAGCGGTCTACATGACCGTGTTCTATTTCTTCCCTCTCGTCACGACGGCTGTTTGCGGCTATCAGTGGACGAGAGCAGCACGGCAGGCCGAGTGCACCAGCATGCGAATCGGACTGAGCTTGATGGGCGTAGCCATGTGGATGGGGCTGACCCACACGACGGCCCGCATCACGATGCTCTGGGCTGATGTCGCGTTCCCGCTGAGCCCTTCCACAATGCGACTGCTCGTCGACGCGACGTCAATGTGGATGAACCTTCTCTTCCTGATCGTCGCCATCGGGGCGAGTATTCCGACAACCCGCGCGGCGGTGGCACGTTGGAAAACTTGGCGCACCCTGTACAAGATCTATCCGCTTTGGTTTGACCTGGTGCAGGCATTTCCGGGGACCAGCCTCTACCCTCCAGGTCGCCGACTCTCAGAACTCAGACACGTCCGGGTTCCCATCGAAGTCCGCCTGGACCGGTGGACGCAGGATATTGCTGACGCGTGCGAGAGGCTGCGCTACTACGCACCGCGCGATTTGATGTTCGCCGCAGAGGATGTCACTGCCTCACATCCAGACCCCGAGCTGGCAGCAGAGGCTTACTGGATCAAGGCCGCCCTGCAGGCCGCCGAGTCGACGCCGGCAAACACGTACGCGGCTGCCGCCCTGAGTGAAAAGCCGTTCGTCGACACCGACGGCGAGGCGGCGTGGTTGGCGCGAGTCAGCACGGCCTATTCACACGTCACCCCGGAACAAGCACAAGATCTTCTCCGGAGGTCGATCGCGGCTGAAGCGGATCCGCGCCCATAA
- a CDS encoding NUDIX hydrolase, with amino-acid sequence MRRERRRRTASAQGQELSTPPAVRTWRKAGTTTPEETPTSEKITKSKAPCYVVRGGMLLVHRHVDFPWEEVGVQVPAGSIRQGEAPEAAALREAREETGLQDFKIVRKLGVTTYDMGPYRAEIQERHVFHLEVAEPTPERWPSQEDHDGEQEPTRLECFWIKLESAHVLQSGQGALLGLLEA; translated from the coding sequence ATGAGGCGTGAACGGCGGAGGCGGACCGCCAGCGCTCAGGGCCAGGAACTCTCGACGCCTCCGGCTGTCCGTACCTGGCGGAAGGCGGGAACGACGACTCCCGAGGAGACCCCCACGTCCGAGAAGATCACCAAAAGCAAGGCGCCGTGTTACGTCGTCCGCGGCGGCATGCTGCTGGTCCACCGCCACGTCGACTTCCCTTGGGAGGAGGTCGGCGTCCAGGTCCCGGCTGGCAGCATCCGCCAGGGCGAGGCGCCCGAGGCAGCGGCGCTGCGCGAGGCCCGTGAGGAGACCGGCCTGCAGGACTTCAAGATTGTGCGCAAGCTTGGCGTCACCACGTACGACATGGGCCCGTACCGGGCCGAGATCCAGGAGCGGCACGTCTTCCACCTGGAGGTGGCCGAGCCGACCCCCGAGCGGTGGCCAAGCCAGGAGGACCACGACGGCGAGCAGGAGCCGACCCGGCTCGAGTGCTTCTGGATCAAGTTGGAGAGCGCGCACGTGCTCCAGTCCGGGCAGGGCGCGCTGCTCGGGCTCCTGGAGGCTTGA
- a CDS encoding MazG-like family protein, with amino-acid sequence MSTVPWETIGRLAELFTRLDTARGIPAEQQWTLQVLKLSEEVGESAQAVIGTWATNPRKGRSHTWQDVQEEVGDTAITSLVTLQRMLGDKAPAFFEALLAQKAAKFLAMGDESSTGPVDEA; translated from the coding sequence TTGAGCACCGTCCCGTGGGAGACCATCGGCCGGCTGGCCGAGCTCTTCACCCGGCTCGATACCGCACGCGGAATCCCCGCAGAGCAGCAGTGGACTCTGCAGGTCCTCAAACTCTCCGAGGAGGTCGGCGAGTCAGCCCAGGCTGTGATCGGTACGTGGGCCACAAACCCCCGGAAGGGGCGAAGCCACACGTGGCAAGACGTCCAAGAGGAGGTCGGCGATACTGCGATCACCAGCTTGGTCACACTGCAGCGGATGCTCGGTGACAAGGCGCCGGCCTTCTTCGAAGCCCTGCTCGCCCAGAAGGCCGCGAAGTTCCTCGCCATGGGCGATGAGTCCAGCACAGGACCCGTCGATGAGGCGTGA
- a CDS encoding PIG-L deacetylase family protein yields MEGATVSPTSPASFLPSLLGVFAHPDDEALLAGGVLAQHAAAGAATAVVTATWASGTHRAGELADALAILGAGTPRLLGFADDRIPDSAPGRPRLCEVPMDDVVKGIVEHIRAVRPQVVVTHDAYGQMTGHPAHLRTHEATVLAVHAAGLEYRYPDAGAPWRPQALYAATHPDSGAVVLSRRLQQVGKRTLTVPDAHITAAVDVTPWLVQKERAILAHRSEVAKERPLPGILSRLSAAERESIIQTEYFTRLSAGPAVTPLSALTV; encoded by the coding sequence TTGGAAGGTGCCACCGTGTCCCCTACTTCTCCAGCCTCGTTCCTCCCCTCTCTCCTCGGTGTCTTCGCCCACCCCGACGACGAGGCGCTCCTGGCCGGCGGCGTCCTCGCCCAGCATGCCGCCGCAGGTGCAGCGACCGCAGTGGTCACTGCGACCTGGGCGTCCGGCACCCACCGTGCGGGAGAACTGGCCGACGCACTCGCGATCCTGGGCGCGGGGACGCCCAGGCTGCTCGGGTTCGCCGACGACCGCATCCCCGACTCCGCACCTGGTCGTCCCCGGTTGTGCGAAGTACCGATGGATGACGTGGTGAAGGGGATCGTCGAACACATCCGTGCCGTGCGTCCTCAAGTCGTCGTCACCCACGACGCGTATGGCCAGATGACTGGTCATCCCGCTCACCTCCGCACGCATGAGGCCACCGTGCTCGCTGTCCACGCCGCCGGCCTCGAATATCGCTACCCCGACGCGGGGGCGCCTTGGCGCCCTCAGGCCCTGTACGCAGCCACGCATCCAGACTCGGGCGCCGTCGTGCTCAGCAGGCGTCTGCAGCAGGTCGGCAAGAGGACGCTGACCGTTCCGGACGCGCACATCACCGCCGCTGTCGACGTCACCCCCTGGCTCGTCCAGAAGGAGCGCGCCATCCTCGCCCACAGGAGCGAAGTCGCCAAGGAGCGTCCCCTGCCGGGTATCCTCTCGCGCCTCTCGGCCGCGGAGCGGGAGTCGATCATCCAGACCGAGTACTTCACCCGCCTCTCCGCCGGGCCGGCGGTGACTCCGTTGTCAGCACTGACCGTTTAG